The following proteins are co-located in the Manihot esculenta cultivar AM560-2 chromosome 7, M.esculenta_v8, whole genome shotgun sequence genome:
- the LOC110619715 gene encoding uncharacterized protein LOC110619715 isoform X2: MLKGCGRFGIMHATKGGWLSRQTYALAKSNESGGRKSRIRRSKEERKEMVESFIKKHQSLNNGNFPSLNLTHKEVGGSFYTVREIVREIIQENRVLGPAKDLPEEEDADSLLVKYPLGTISTEPEASLPISPNGSAFASDQNQNTSKEPNLISDGLSAETERQWFEKEKTINGSYINVPNKECDEIKVAKTQESEAVQEKEVMEEVAASRTKVIQMADIIVETFPLRPVAQPFDNVDAKSSELTGLNGTTVEKDVEVPLGTVYGASKIDEMNFSSKSCLVDDKEVENIASKLFEGDSCLVDEKAMKTVENVPLNSFATKDGITDDTQVDIDVEVISSHNSKVVNASNSNHTETTRNGTHASTSNIELITQKDVIGNKADVQPGCSSQKGKNPTLDRINIKSWEGASKNPAESETNPVLAIFKSFLAAFKKIWS; this comes from the exons ATGCTGAAAGGTTGTGGACGATTTGGCATCATGCATGCTACAAAGGGTGGCTGGTTAAGCCGCCAAACATATGCCCTAGCAAAGAGCAATGAGTCTGGAGGGAGGAAGTCTCGTATTCGGCGTTCAAAGGAGGAGAGAAAGGAAATGGTTGAATCCTTTATAAAGAA GCACCAGAGCTTAAATAATGGGAATTTTCCCTCTCTAAATCTTACACACAAAGAAGTTGGTGGGTCTTTCTACACAGTAAGAGAGATTGTTAGAGAAATAATCCAAGAAAACAGGGTGCTGGGCCCAGCTAAGGATTTGCCCGAGGAAGAGGATGCTGATAGTTTATTGGTGAAATACCCATTGGGTACAATTTCTACAGAACCTGAAGCTTCTCTGCCTATTTCACCAAATGGAAGTGCTTTTGCATCTGATCAGAATCAGAATACAAGCAAAGAGCCTAACTTAATTTCTGATGGGCTTAGTGCTGAAACTGAGCGTCAGTGGTTTGAAAAGGAGAAAACCATTAATGGGAGTTACATAAATGTACCAAATAAAGAATGTGATGAAATAAAAGTTGCAAAGACTCAAGAAAGTGAAGCAGTGCAAGAAAAGGAAGTTATGGAAGAGGTGGCGGCCTCTAGGACTAAAGTGATTCAGATGGCAGATATAATTGTAGAAACATTTCCATTACGGCCTGTCGCTCAACCATTTGATAACGTGGATGCAAAGTCTAGTGAATTAACGGGTTTGAATGGAACCACGGTAGAAAAAGATGTTGAAGTACCCCTGGGAACAGTATATGGTGCTTCTAAAATAGATGAAATGAATTTTTCAAGCAAATCCTGTTTGGTGGATGATAAAGAAGTAGAAAACATAGCAAGCAAGCTGTTTGAAGGAGACTCCTGTTTGGTGGATGAAAAAGCCATGAAAACTGTAGAAAATGTACCATTAAATTCGTTTGCTACCAAAGATGGCATTACGGATGATACTCAGGTTGACATAGATGTTGAAGTGATATCATCTCATAACAGTAAG GTTGTAAATGCATCAAATAGCAACCATACCGAAACTACTCGTAATGGCACTCATGCAAGTACAAGCAACATTGAGCTTATCACCCAGAAGGATGTTATTGGAAATAAAGCTGATGTTCAACCTGGTTGTAGCTCTCAGAAAGGCAAGAATCCAACATTAGACAGAATTAATAT TAAATCATGGGAAGGTGCATCAAAAAATCCTGCAGAATCAGAAACTAACCCAGTGTTGGctatttttaaatcttttttgGCTGCATTCAAGAAAATTTGGTCTTAA
- the LOC110619715 gene encoding uncharacterized protein LOC110619715 isoform X1, which yields MLKGCGRFGIMHATKGGWLSRQTYALAKSNESGGRKSRIRRSKEERKEMVESFIKKHQSLNNGNFPSLNLTHKEVGGSFYTVREIVREIIQENRVLGPAKDLPEEEDADSLLVKYPLGTISTEPEASLPISPNGSAFASDQNQNTSKEPNLISDGLSAETERQWFEKEKTINGSYINVPNKECDEIKVAKTQESEAVQEKEVMEEVAASRTKVIQMADIIVETFPLRPVAQPFDNVDAKSSELTGLNGTTVEKDVEVPLGTVYGASKIDEMNFSSKSCLVDDKEVENIASKLFEGDSCLVDEKAMKTVENVPLNSFATKDGITDDTQVDIDVEVISSHNSKVITEAKVVNASNSNHTETTRNGTHASTSNIELITQKDVIGNKADVQPGCSSQKGKNPTLDRINIKSWEGASKNPAESETNPVLAIFKSFLAAFKKIWS from the exons ATGCTGAAAGGTTGTGGACGATTTGGCATCATGCATGCTACAAAGGGTGGCTGGTTAAGCCGCCAAACATATGCCCTAGCAAAGAGCAATGAGTCTGGAGGGAGGAAGTCTCGTATTCGGCGTTCAAAGGAGGAGAGAAAGGAAATGGTTGAATCCTTTATAAAGAA GCACCAGAGCTTAAATAATGGGAATTTTCCCTCTCTAAATCTTACACACAAAGAAGTTGGTGGGTCTTTCTACACAGTAAGAGAGATTGTTAGAGAAATAATCCAAGAAAACAGGGTGCTGGGCCCAGCTAAGGATTTGCCCGAGGAAGAGGATGCTGATAGTTTATTGGTGAAATACCCATTGGGTACAATTTCTACAGAACCTGAAGCTTCTCTGCCTATTTCACCAAATGGAAGTGCTTTTGCATCTGATCAGAATCAGAATACAAGCAAAGAGCCTAACTTAATTTCTGATGGGCTTAGTGCTGAAACTGAGCGTCAGTGGTTTGAAAAGGAGAAAACCATTAATGGGAGTTACATAAATGTACCAAATAAAGAATGTGATGAAATAAAAGTTGCAAAGACTCAAGAAAGTGAAGCAGTGCAAGAAAAGGAAGTTATGGAAGAGGTGGCGGCCTCTAGGACTAAAGTGATTCAGATGGCAGATATAATTGTAGAAACATTTCCATTACGGCCTGTCGCTCAACCATTTGATAACGTGGATGCAAAGTCTAGTGAATTAACGGGTTTGAATGGAACCACGGTAGAAAAAGATGTTGAAGTACCCCTGGGAACAGTATATGGTGCTTCTAAAATAGATGAAATGAATTTTTCAAGCAAATCCTGTTTGGTGGATGATAAAGAAGTAGAAAACATAGCAAGCAAGCTGTTTGAAGGAGACTCCTGTTTGGTGGATGAAAAAGCCATGAAAACTGTAGAAAATGTACCATTAAATTCGTTTGCTACCAAAGATGGCATTACGGATGATACTCAGGTTGACATAGATGTTGAAGTGATATCATCTCATAACAGTAAGGTGATTACTGAAGCTAAg GTTGTAAATGCATCAAATAGCAACCATACCGAAACTACTCGTAATGGCACTCATGCAAGTACAAGCAACATTGAGCTTATCACCCAGAAGGATGTTATTGGAAATAAAGCTGATGTTCAACCTGGTTGTAGCTCTCAGAAAGGCAAGAATCCAACATTAGACAGAATTAATAT TAAATCATGGGAAGGTGCATCAAAAAATCCTGCAGAATCAGAAACTAACCCAGTGTTGGctatttttaaatcttttttgGCTGCATTCAAGAAAATTTGGTCTTAA
- the LOC110619715 gene encoding uncharacterized protein LOC110619715 isoform X4 → MLKGCGRFGIMHATKGGWLSRQTYALAKSNESGGRKSRIRRSKEERKEMVESFIKKHQSLNNGNFPSLNLTHKEVGGSFYTVREIVREIIQENRVLGPAKDLPEEEDADSLLVKYPLGTISTEPEASLPISPNGSAFASDQNQNTSKEPNLISDGLSAETERQWFEKEKTINGSYINVPNKECDEIKVAKTQESEAVQEKEVMEEVAASRTKVIQMADIIVETFPLRPVAQPFDNVDAKSSELTGLNGTTVEKDVEVPLGTVYGASKIDEMNFSSKSCLVDDKEVENIASKLFEGDSCLVDEKAMKTVENVPLNSFATKDGITDDTQVDIDVEVISSHNSKVITEAKVVNASNSNHTETTRNGTHASTSNIELITQKDVIGNKADVQPGCSSQKGKNPTLDRINMILSRLQ, encoded by the exons ATGCTGAAAGGTTGTGGACGATTTGGCATCATGCATGCTACAAAGGGTGGCTGGTTAAGCCGCCAAACATATGCCCTAGCAAAGAGCAATGAGTCTGGAGGGAGGAAGTCTCGTATTCGGCGTTCAAAGGAGGAGAGAAAGGAAATGGTTGAATCCTTTATAAAGAA GCACCAGAGCTTAAATAATGGGAATTTTCCCTCTCTAAATCTTACACACAAAGAAGTTGGTGGGTCTTTCTACACAGTAAGAGAGATTGTTAGAGAAATAATCCAAGAAAACAGGGTGCTGGGCCCAGCTAAGGATTTGCCCGAGGAAGAGGATGCTGATAGTTTATTGGTGAAATACCCATTGGGTACAATTTCTACAGAACCTGAAGCTTCTCTGCCTATTTCACCAAATGGAAGTGCTTTTGCATCTGATCAGAATCAGAATACAAGCAAAGAGCCTAACTTAATTTCTGATGGGCTTAGTGCTGAAACTGAGCGTCAGTGGTTTGAAAAGGAGAAAACCATTAATGGGAGTTACATAAATGTACCAAATAAAGAATGTGATGAAATAAAAGTTGCAAAGACTCAAGAAAGTGAAGCAGTGCAAGAAAAGGAAGTTATGGAAGAGGTGGCGGCCTCTAGGACTAAAGTGATTCAGATGGCAGATATAATTGTAGAAACATTTCCATTACGGCCTGTCGCTCAACCATTTGATAACGTGGATGCAAAGTCTAGTGAATTAACGGGTTTGAATGGAACCACGGTAGAAAAAGATGTTGAAGTACCCCTGGGAACAGTATATGGTGCTTCTAAAATAGATGAAATGAATTTTTCAAGCAAATCCTGTTTGGTGGATGATAAAGAAGTAGAAAACATAGCAAGCAAGCTGTTTGAAGGAGACTCCTGTTTGGTGGATGAAAAAGCCATGAAAACTGTAGAAAATGTACCATTAAATTCGTTTGCTACCAAAGATGGCATTACGGATGATACTCAGGTTGACATAGATGTTGAAGTGATATCATCTCATAACAGTAAGGTGATTACTGAAGCTAAg GTTGTAAATGCATCAAATAGCAACCATACCGAAACTACTCGTAATGGCACTCATGCAAGTACAAGCAACATTGAGCTTATCACCCAGAAGGATGTTATTGGAAATAAAGCTGATGTTCAACCTGGTTGTAGCTCTCAGAAAGGCAAGAATCCAACATTAGACAGAATTAATAT GATATTATCTAGATTACAGTAG
- the LOC110619715 gene encoding uncharacterized protein LOC110619715 isoform X3 — MLKGCGRFGIMHATKGGWLSRQTYALAKSNESGGRKSRIRRSKEERKEMVESFIKKHQSLNNGNFPSLNLTHKEVGGSFYTVREIVREIIQENRVLGPAKDLPEEEDADSLLVKYPLGTISTEPEASLPISPNGSAFASDQNQNTSKEPNLISDGLSAETERQWFEKEKTINGSYINVPNKECDEIKVAKTQESEAVQEKEVMEEVAASRTKVIQMADIIVETFPLRPVAQPFDNVDAKSSELTGLNGTTVEKDVEVPLGTVYGASKIDEMNFSSKSCLVDDKEVENIASKLFEGDSCLVDEKAMKTVENVPLNSFATKDGITDDTQVDIDVEVISSHNSKVITEAKVVNASNSNHTETTRNGTHASTSNIELITQKDVIGNKADVQPGCSSQKGKNPTLDRINICLHHSLCLF; from the exons ATGCTGAAAGGTTGTGGACGATTTGGCATCATGCATGCTACAAAGGGTGGCTGGTTAAGCCGCCAAACATATGCCCTAGCAAAGAGCAATGAGTCTGGAGGGAGGAAGTCTCGTATTCGGCGTTCAAAGGAGGAGAGAAAGGAAATGGTTGAATCCTTTATAAAGAA GCACCAGAGCTTAAATAATGGGAATTTTCCCTCTCTAAATCTTACACACAAAGAAGTTGGTGGGTCTTTCTACACAGTAAGAGAGATTGTTAGAGAAATAATCCAAGAAAACAGGGTGCTGGGCCCAGCTAAGGATTTGCCCGAGGAAGAGGATGCTGATAGTTTATTGGTGAAATACCCATTGGGTACAATTTCTACAGAACCTGAAGCTTCTCTGCCTATTTCACCAAATGGAAGTGCTTTTGCATCTGATCAGAATCAGAATACAAGCAAAGAGCCTAACTTAATTTCTGATGGGCTTAGTGCTGAAACTGAGCGTCAGTGGTTTGAAAAGGAGAAAACCATTAATGGGAGTTACATAAATGTACCAAATAAAGAATGTGATGAAATAAAAGTTGCAAAGACTCAAGAAAGTGAAGCAGTGCAAGAAAAGGAAGTTATGGAAGAGGTGGCGGCCTCTAGGACTAAAGTGATTCAGATGGCAGATATAATTGTAGAAACATTTCCATTACGGCCTGTCGCTCAACCATTTGATAACGTGGATGCAAAGTCTAGTGAATTAACGGGTTTGAATGGAACCACGGTAGAAAAAGATGTTGAAGTACCCCTGGGAACAGTATATGGTGCTTCTAAAATAGATGAAATGAATTTTTCAAGCAAATCCTGTTTGGTGGATGATAAAGAAGTAGAAAACATAGCAAGCAAGCTGTTTGAAGGAGACTCCTGTTTGGTGGATGAAAAAGCCATGAAAACTGTAGAAAATGTACCATTAAATTCGTTTGCTACCAAAGATGGCATTACGGATGATACTCAGGTTGACATAGATGTTGAAGTGATATCATCTCATAACAGTAAGGTGATTACTGAAGCTAAg GTTGTAAATGCATCAAATAGCAACCATACCGAAACTACTCGTAATGGCACTCATGCAAGTACAAGCAACATTGAGCTTATCACCCAGAAGGATGTTATTGGAAATAAAGCTGATGTTCAACCTGGTTGTAGCTCTCAGAAAGGCAAGAATCCAACATTAGACAGAATTAATAT TTGTTTACACCATAGCCTGTGCTTATTCTGA